A single region of the Mesotoga sp. BH458_6_3_2_1 genome encodes:
- a CDS encoding FxLYD domain-containing protein — MRKLSFLLVILSILIIISSCMVPKTEVEKLVPPTDAAENVIFAIQSSSGVYSSDLIVGADTVIGRIDYWVDNDDKLLYIEFYATENGWLLTETRVATALAIGDLPRNPVTGRLDPDYYPNANYHNPAAGVSKFTIPLDFVGEGTTKIYFSAYAEALRNESKYFSQIGITAPCIYFAVIYTEPVVELRPILQVDVEGEVDLSRVTDYDWEITKEASPEAISNLKQGDSASVEYTLTATRLTPEATDTYTLTGIATVTNEGSLQAEQVGLKVFLLGKNGGDWIEMDYKTLILTSSNTTVAASDLIGIGKPFTFVFNPGNYATVRIIAEAVDNWPELVDDSEDYLIPISPSSQTFIDESASIVDMPRNLVEFENYGFSVDHTGTWPWNVSPWILDDVTGGTKKYSIVITNVDAPLGSYTLTNDATLTENDTSEKREDFARVLITTPEPQEDILTLEATVTGSFRWSREIEYDWEIEKSVTPETIYLDIEEDEDVTYSVNATRTLTDNSTDTFFYKGEVEVGNSLISNLTASGVSLTITLLESSDGGTFVVAQTSTQPIVDLAPGDVVTKTFDFSSYAFKNGYYYRVKAEVLSGAVSKSNTGALAGPISPTSLIEFDKTATVNDAYMVPVGFDVTPDSDYVWPWLLSETPVATTYTFNIMNMDKENGEYKVPNTVTLVEDDTKQERSDDATVTILVPGLNVTVDSTITWVKTLEYDWNIEKEATPTLITLGIGEESSIQYTIETERTTGDATYTYTISGTVTVENTGDIDLTNISGSVSLDGYPSKSNNFGPFSLTIGANQDLMFSFAVESTTPISGFTISANADSDETGPDSDSDTQTSPEDPEEVVEIDETADLEDLITSVPAGFSINPSTLDRSWPDLSDSATKTYSLVLKNESALPSGSPYFLTNTATVTEDDTGEYSSDNAEVKILVPSPGLNAIVDAEVSREDKVEYDWTIDKSASPTEVTLGLGEEAPIDYTIEVTREPWETVDSTYTITVDAKVKNTGPGSALGVKIVLKITEAATEVTLEDGITMAVGEEKTYTKTFTTKTYSPSYTAVLSVTSSNAGSPSASDTADTPSDPNIVEYVDETADLEDLITNVPAGFSITPSTLNRDWPLTDSATKTYSLTLKNDEALPTGSPYYLTNTATVTEDDTGEKDTYDETVTINVPEDKDLEIANEHEMKWDQMKDYSWEIEKSAVPESIELNEGEDGTFAYTLLATRTLHETNIATLTGLATVTNTGNVALTGIDVEIVLKDADGVEIDTFTDTIATLAIGVEKGFPYSFTFDPSLSNPPFKVFAKATTGAVSDDLETDQPLPLPNFTEYDEDAFVKDTFISFTVPGIEIEGNIYRDWFNIIESANWNSLANSWSVSYSVTATNTGAAPDEYPLDNTVDIYGEDSEEILDSDNEKVLIIVPPDNDLEIENEHDMEWDKTKEYSWIIDKSVTPQSLTLDTGESGTFNYTLVATRSVEETNIATLTGVATISNTGNTTLTNIVVTIILKDAIGSTIKSYNTIIISLAPGNEQTIPYSFKGFNPGAFVAPFKVVANAVDGASDTLETTQTVPSPVVTEIDENAYVQDTFDPFSVAGLTLLGNQYRDWQVTTASWTQSYSVSVANSGAAPGQYYLHNTADIFGKDTDTKYDTDDETVTINVPEDKDLEIANEHDMEWDQMKEYSWEIEKSAVPESVELNEGEDGTFAYTLLATRTLEETNIATLTGLATVTNTGNVALTGINVEIVLKDADGVEIGTFTDTIATLAIGAEKGFPYSFTFDPTSYKAPFKVFAKATDGASDDLETDQSLPIPNVTKYDEDAFVKDTFLSFTVSGIEIEGNIYRDWFNIIESADWNSLTNSWSVNYSVTATNTGAAPDEYPLDNTVDIYGEDSEEIHDSDEESVLIIVPPDNDLEIENEHDMEWDKTKEYSWIIDKSVTPQSLTLDTGESGTFNYTLVATRSVEETNIATLTGVATISNTGNTTLTNISVVITLKDANGTTIGSYSTSIPSLTPGSEQAIPYSFEGFDPSSFTPNFKVLVEATDGASDTLETTQIVPSPHLTEIDKNAYVQDTFDPFSVAGLTLLGNEYREWSVTTASWTQSYSVSVANSGAAPGQYYLHNTADIFGKDTDTKYDTDDETVTIIVPDTVTLEAEVEAEFFWNRSKLYSWEIDKEVNPSSITYDVDEFEKEINYTITATRTLESDVSEHSYQGAVTVTNSGLSEAQNVKLLIELQYYNGTNWITIETLPQVSLGNLASGSSTVHNFGPSVFTPVDVSAEHKITVVASADAPANTADDFYSSMLQITSSESTNATATLDDEFTYIPDGFQIVGTDPDPLPFPKELTDSAVVQFSITLRKFSFDGVGGITYEMGADAYISATVSGYMEGTYPGWCTQVNVSGISGPYTILDIYEGGAPSTQMAKINYILNRFRDGDYPGVDYRHIQLAIWAIMEGSLNWSSWRTMFSPDVPDGDRPIVQAIIDTAEDDFLPGCGDVILISALSSNKQNLILEAVLSCEVQEFTLENTATLVTETDELWDDAVVYIMLTPTDPETWGEETAWGGNYTGGGSSWWYYFDADGPSTQAIYAGDNLVSGASVIYSDNSNTLKIVLGPNMRLQAGSETVKISGYDEGELPDSRPSMGTTNIYKGTELMIYNVPDYRYYAIHMDVEVRD; from the coding sequence ATGAGGAAACTTTCATTTCTATTGGTTATTCTTTCAATTCTCATTATCATCTCGAGTTGTATGGTTCCCAAAACCGAGGTCGAAAAACTGGTTCCACCCACAGATGCTGCAGAGAATGTGATATTTGCTATTCAGTCGTCCAGTGGGGTTTATAGTTCTGACTTGATTGTTGGGGCCGACACAGTCATTGGACGTATAGACTATTGGGTAGATAATGACGACAAGCTTCTGTACATCGAGTTCTATGCTACAGAAAATGGGTGGTTGCTGACAGAAACACGTGTGGCTACCGCACTTGCAATAGGCGATCTACCACGAAACCCGGTGACGGGAAGATTGGATCCTGATTACTATCCAAATGCTAACTACCATAATCCCGCTGCAGGCGTTTCTAAGTTCACGATTCCTCTGGATTTTGTCGGTGAAGGAACCACAAAGATTTATTTCTCGGCATATGCGGAGGCACTTCGTAATGAAAGCAAGTATTTCTCTCAGATAGGTATAACTGCCCCTTGTATATACTTCGCAGTTATTTACACTGAGCCCGTTGTAGAACTTAGGCCAATACTTCAAGTGGATGTTGAAGGCGAAGTTGATCTTTCCAGAGTAACTGATTACGACTGGGAGATAACTAAAGAGGCAAGTCCCGAGGCAATAAGCAATCTCAAGCAGGGTGATTCAGCAAGTGTGGAATATACTCTGACCGCTACCAGGCTTACCCCCGAGGCAACTGATACCTACACGCTAACAGGTATCGCTACCGTTACCAACGAAGGTTCTCTTCAGGCCGAACAGGTTGGACTTAAAGTATTTCTTTTGGGGAAGAACGGTGGCGACTGGATTGAGATGGATTATAAGACCCTTATACTTACGAGTTCAAATACGACTGTAGCTGCAAGCGACTTGATTGGAATTGGAAAGCCATTCACTTTCGTTTTCAATCCAGGTAATTATGCTACAGTCAGAATAATTGCTGAGGCAGTAGACAATTGGCCGGAATTAGTGGATGACTCTGAAGATTATCTTATTCCAATTTCCCCATCGTCACAGACCTTTATAGATGAAAGCGCTTCGATAGTCGATATGCCCAGAAATCTCGTTGAGTTCGAGAATTATGGATTCTCTGTAGATCATACAGGCACCTGGCCATGGAACGTTTCCCCCTGGATTTTGGACGACGTTACCGGTGGTACAAAGAAGTATTCAATCGTTATCACGAATGTCGATGCCCCTCTTGGGAGCTATACGTTGACAAACGATGCCACTTTGACAGAAAACGACACCTCAGAAAAGAGGGAGGATTTTGCCAGAGTTTTGATTACAACTCCAGAACCCCAGGAAGATATTCTCACTCTTGAAGCAACCGTGACAGGTTCTTTCAGATGGAGTAGGGAGATCGAGTATGACTGGGAAATTGAAAAATCTGTCACTCCTGAAACAATTTATCTTGATATTGAGGAAGATGAAGATGTAACATATTCAGTTAATGCAACAAGGACTTTGACGGACAATTCAACTGACACATTCTTCTATAAAGGTGAAGTTGAAGTAGGCAATTCTCTTATTTCTAATCTCACAGCTTCTGGGGTATCACTTACCATAACCTTACTGGAGTCCAGTGACGGCGGAACGTTTGTCGTTGCTCAAACCAGCACCCAACCAATTGTTGACCTTGCCCCAGGAGACGTAGTTACGAAAACCTTTGATTTCTCGAGCTACGCTTTTAAGAATGGTTACTACTACAGGGTGAAAGCAGAAGTCCTCTCCGGCGCTGTATCCAAGTCCAATACGGGAGCTCTTGCCGGTCCGATCTCGCCCACAAGCCTAATCGAGTTCGACAAGACTGCCACTGTGAACGATGCATACATGGTACCGGTGGGATTTGACGTCACTCCCGACTCCGATTATGTATGGCCATGGCTGCTTTCAGAGACACCGGTGGCAACTACCTATACGTTTAATATTATGAATATGGATAAAGAGAACGGAGAGTACAAAGTTCCAAATACTGTGACTCTCGTTGAAGATGATACAAAGCAAGAAAGAAGCGATGATGCCACTGTGACGATCCTCGTTCCAGGCTTGAACGTCACAGTAGATTCAACGATAACCTGGGTCAAGACTCTCGAGTACGATTGGAATATTGAGAAGGAGGCAACTCCAACTTTAATCACACTAGGCATAGGCGAGGAGTCTTCCATCCAATACACAATAGAAACTGAAAGGACTACAGGCGATGCAACTTACACTTACACGATTTCCGGTACAGTTACTGTTGAAAACACAGGAGATATTGATCTTACCAATATCTCAGGTTCAGTCTCTCTGGATGGTTATCCGAGTAAGTCAAATAACTTTGGTCCGTTTTCCCTTACAATAGGAGCGAATCAAGATTTAATGTTCTCCTTCGCTGTCGAGAGCACCACTCCAATTTCCGGATTCACGATAAGTGCGAATGCTGATTCAGATGAAACTGGGCCTGACTCGGACAGTGATACCCAGACATCTCCTGAGGACCCTGAAGAAGTGGTGGAGATAGATGAGACAGCCGATCTTGAAGACTTAATAACCAGTGTACCGGCAGGCTTCTCTATAAATCCTTCCACACTCGACAGAAGCTGGCCCGATCTGTCCGATTCGGCTACAAAGACTTACTCATTGGTTTTGAAGAATGAAAGTGCTCTGCCTTCGGGTAGTCCTTACTTCTTGACTAACACAGCTACAGTTACCGAAGACGACACAGGCGAATACTCTTCCGATAATGCGGAAGTAAAGATTCTTGTTCCTTCTCCAGGACTCAACGCTATAGTAGACGCAGAAGTGAGCAGAGAAGACAAGGTTGAGTATGACTGGACTATAGACAAGAGCGCCAGTCCGACCGAGGTCACTCTGGGTTTGGGTGAAGAAGCTCCTATAGATTACACGATAGAAGTAACCAGAGAACCATGGGAAACCGTAGATAGCACCTACACTATAACTGTGGATGCCAAGGTCAAGAACACTGGCCCAGGCTCCGCTCTCGGTGTAAAGATAGTACTCAAGATAACTGAGGCCGCTACTGAAGTTACTCTTGAAGACGGTATTACTATGGCCGTAGGCGAGGAAAAGACTTACACCAAGACTTTCACAACGAAGACTTACAGTCCTAGTTACACCGCCGTTCTCTCGGTGACTTCCAGTAATGCTGGCAGTCCTTCAGCTAGCGATACTGCAGACACTCCATCTGATCCGAACATCGTCGAGTATGTGGATGAAACAGCCGATCTTGAAGACTTAATTACTAATGTACCGGCTGGATTCTCCATCACTCCTTCCACTCTCAACAGAGACTGGCCGCTGACCGATTCGGCTACAAAGACTTACTCCTTGACACTGAAGAATGACGAAGCCTTGCCAACCGGCAGTCCATATTACTTAACCAATACTGCTACCGTTACCGAAGACGATACAGGAGAAAAGGATACTTACGATGAAACAGTGACGATCAATGTGCCTGAAGACAAAGATCTAGAGATAGCGAACGAACACGAGATGAAATGGGATCAGATGAAGGATTACAGCTGGGAAATTGAAAAGAGCGCAGTACCTGAAAGTATAGAACTGAATGAAGGAGAAGACGGTACCTTCGCCTATACCCTTCTGGCAACCAGGACCCTGCATGAGACGAATATAGCAACTCTGACTGGCCTTGCCACTGTTACTAACACGGGTAATGTGGCTCTCACGGGCATAGATGTTGAGATAGTCCTTAAAGATGCAGACGGTGTGGAGATAGATACTTTCACCGACACAATAGCTACTCTGGCAATCGGAGTGGAAAAGGGATTCCCTTACTCATTCACATTTGATCCTAGCTTGAGCAATCCACCCTTCAAGGTGTTTGCAAAGGCAACTACCGGAGCAGTTTCAGATGATCTTGAGACGGATCAGCCTTTGCCACTTCCAAATTTCACAGAGTATGATGAAGACGCATTTGTGAAGGATACCTTTATTTCATTCACTGTGCCTGGAATTGAGATCGAAGGAAATATCTATCGTGATTGGTTCAACATAATAGAAAGTGCAAACTGGAATTCTCTCGCTAACAGCTGGAGTGTAAGCTACAGCGTTACAGCTACCAACACGGGAGCTGCCCCTGATGAATACCCTCTCGATAACACGGTAGATATCTACGGAGAGGATTCTGAAGAAATACTCGATAGTGATAATGAAAAAGTCCTCATTATTGTTCCTCCAGACAACGACCTGGAAATAGAGAACGAACATGATATGGAATGGGATAAGACGAAGGAGTACAGCTGGATAATAGATAAGAGTGTTACCCCGCAGAGTCTGACTCTGGATACGGGCGAATCCGGTACCTTCAATTACACCCTAGTGGCTACCAGGTCGGTTGAGGAGACAAACATCGCAACTCTTACCGGTGTGGCAACTATTTCCAATACCGGCAATACTACACTCACCAATATAGTTGTAACGATAATTCTTAAGGATGCCATCGGAAGTACAATCAAGAGTTATAATACGATAATCATTTCTCTCGCACCTGGGAACGAACAGACTATTCCATACTCCTTTAAGGGGTTCAATCCCGGCGCCTTCGTTGCTCCTTTCAAGGTTGTAGCAAATGCAGTAGACGGTGCCTCCGATACTCTTGAAACAACTCAAACAGTACCATCTCCTGTTGTAACCGAGATAGACGAGAACGCATATGTACAGGATACTTTTGATCCATTCTCGGTTGCCGGACTTACTCTTCTGGGCAACCAGTACAGAGATTGGCAAGTGACGACTGCTAGCTGGACTCAGTCCTACTCTGTCTCAGTAGCCAATTCGGGCGCTGCCCCAGGTCAATACTATCTACACAACACAGCCGATATCTTTGGTAAAGATACGGATACAAAATATGATACTGACGATGAAACAGTGACAATCAACGTGCCTGAAGACAAAGATCTAGAGATAGCGAACGAACATGATATGGAATGGGATCAGATGAAGGAGTACAGCTGGGAAATTGAAAAGAGCGCAGTACCTGAAAGTGTAGAACTGAATGAAGGAGAAGACGGAACCTTCGCCTATACCCTTCTGGCAACCAGGACCCTGGAAGAGACGAATATCGCAACTCTGACAGGCCTTGCCACTGTTACTAACACGGGTAATGTGGCTCTCACGGGCATAAATGTTGAGATAGTTCTTAAAGATGCGGACGGTGTGGAGATAGGCACTTTCACCGACACAATAGCTACTCTGGCAATTGGAGCAGAGAAGGGATTCCCCTATTCTTTCACATTTGATCCTACCTCATACAAGGCACCGTTCAAGGTATTTGCAAAGGCAACTGACGGAGCTTCAGATGATCTTGAGACGGATCAGTCTTTGCCGATTCCAAATGTCACAAAGTATGATGAAGATGCATTTGTAAAGGATACCTTCCTTTCATTCACTGTGTCTGGAATTGAGATCGAAGGAAACATCTATCGTGATTGGTTCAACATAATAGAAAGTGCAGACTGGAATTCTCTCACTAACAGCTGGAGTGTAAACTACAGCGTGACAGCTACCAACACGGGAGCTGCACCTGATGAATACCCTCTTGATAACACGGTAGATATCTACGGTGAGGATTCTGAAGAAATACACGATAGTGATGAAGAAAGCGTTCTCATTATTGTTCCTCCAGACAACGACCTGGAAATAGAGAACGAACATGATATGGAATGGGATAAGACGAAGGAGTACAGCTGGATAATAGATAAGAGTGTTACCCCGCAGAGTCTGACTCTGGATACGGGCGAATCCGGTACCTTCAATTACACCCTAGTGGCTACCAGGTCGGTTGAGGAGACAAACATCGCAACTCTTACCGGTGTGGCAACTATTTCCAATACCGGTAATACTACACTCACCAATATCTCAGTAGTTATTACTCTTAAGGATGCTAATGGAACTACCATTGGCAGCTATAGCACATCAATTCCGTCTCTGACTCCTGGTAGTGAACAGGCTATTCCATACTCTTTTGAAGGGTTCGATCCAAGTTCATTCACTCCCAATTTCAAGGTCTTAGTTGAAGCTACGGATGGTGCTTCCGATACTCTTGAAACAACTCAGATTGTTCCATCTCCTCATTTAACCGAGATAGATAAGAACGCATATGTACAGGATACTTTTGATCCATTCTCAGTTGCAGGACTTACTCTTCTGGGCAACGAGTACAGAGAGTGGTCTGTGACGACTGCTAGCTGGACTCAGTCCTACTCTGTCTCAGTGGCCAATTCAGGCGCTGCTCCAGGTCAATACTATCTACACAACACAGCCGATATCTTTGGTAAAGATACGGATACAAAATATGATACTGACGACGAGACTGTGACTATAATCGTTCCAGATACAGTCACACTAGAAGCTGAAGTTGAAGCTGAATTCTTCTGGAATAGAAGCAAGCTATATTCATGGGAGATAGACAAGGAAGTTAATCCAAGTTCTATAACCTACGACGTGGATGAATTCGAAAAGGAAATCAACTACACAATAACGGCAACGAGGACACTTGAATCAGATGTTAGTGAGCACTCTTATCAAGGGGCCGTAACGGTTACTAATAGCGGCCTGAGTGAAGCTCAGAATGTGAAACTGCTCATAGAACTTCAATACTACAATGGCACTAACTGGATCACTATTGAGACGCTTCCACAAGTCTCTCTCGGGAATCTGGCATCTGGATCGTCTACCGTTCACAACTTCGGACCTTCAGTCTTCACTCCGGTTGATGTTTCCGCGGAACACAAGATAACAGTGGTAGCTTCGGCCGATGCACCAGCAAACACCGCCGATGATTTCTACAGTTCGATGCTCCAGATCACATCGAGTGAGTCAACAAATGCCACAGCAACTCTGGACGATGAATTCACGTATATTCCTGACGGATTCCAGATAGTCGGGACAGATCCCGACCCACTTCCCTTCCCTAAGGAGCTAACTGATTCAGCGGTCGTTCAATTCTCAATCACGTTGAGAAAGTTCTCATTCGACGGAGTAGGCGGAATCACTTATGAAATGGGCGCGGATGCCTACATAAGTGCAACAGTCTCAGGTTACATGGAAGGAACATATCCTGGCTGGTGTACCCAAGTAAATGTTTCTGGAATTAGTGGTCCATACACAATACTGGACATTTATGAGGGTGGCGCGCCAAGTACACAGATGGCCAAGATCAACTACATTCTCAACAGGTTCAGAGACGGCGATTATCCTGGAGTTGATTACAGGCACATTCAGCTTGCTATCTGGGCGATAATGGAAGGTTCTCTCAACTGGAGCTCATGGAGGACTATGTTCAGTCCTGATGTACCTGATGGAGACAGACCAATAGTTCAAGCAATTATTGACACTGCTGAAGACGACTTCCTTCCAGGCTGTGGTGATGTGATTCTCATAAGTGCATTGAGTTCAAACAAGCAGAACCTGATACTGGAAGCAGTATTGTCTTGCGAAGTGCAGGAGTTCACACTTGAGAACACGGCAACTCTTGTAACCGAGACTGATGAACTCTGGGACGATGCGGTAGTTTACATTATGCTGACTCCAACAGATCCTGAGACTTGGGGCGAGGAAACAGCTTGGGGAGGCAATTATACAGGTGGAGGGTCTTCTTGGTGGTACTATTTCGATGCAGATGGACCTTCAACTCAAGCAATCTATGCCGGCGATAACCTAGTTTCTGGAGCTTCAGTTATCTATAGCGATAATAGCAATACTCTCAAGATAGTACTTGGACCTAATATGCGTTTGCAAGCTGGTTCTGAAACGGTGAAGATCTCCGGTTATGATGAGGGAGAACTCCCAGACTCAAGACCCAGCATGGGAACTACCAACATCTATAAGGGGACAGAACTGATGATCTACAATGTTCCAGACTATCGTTACTATGCTATTCACATGGATGTTGAAGTAAGAGATTAG